AACCCCAGTTTTATGCCTTAAGCAAATTACAAGTAAATATACGCAATATTTTAATgcataaatacgaaaataataTTGCATGCAGCAtgtatatgtttatatttttatatggaTACAAATACACAAATTAAAACTATCGACACCTAAATAGAGCACTTTTTTCCTGCAATGTTAGATAATTGATTTGAACAATAGGCACGAAGATATTGAAATTAAATATCACGATTCACCAATATGAAATTACCTGAATTGAGTTAGCCCTGATGAAACAACAAATGCAAACTGATGATATTCGAAGAGTAGATTTTATGTGTACTATTCCATAGTAGTAGTAAAAATAGATTTAATGGATGATGATAATGCACGTAAAAGAAAATACTGGAAACTTATAAAGGAGTTGACAGATACTGATTGATGCGTCCCCCACCCACTACACTACACTACATACACTACTACTGCTACACACCAAACCAATTTATAGGACAACCTTGATTCATTTTTTTACTCTCACACAATCATATCATTTCATACATACCTGCATTCCTCATCACTCTTGTATCTCTGCAATCAACACTGTTTTGTTTTCTCGGAAACTAAAACGTAAAGCTCACGCCATATTCTTCCTCTAATTAAAAAAGTCTTCCGCCTGCGTCCGCGATCATTGTATCTACCACAATATTATCCCCTTTTTCTCTTCCAATTTCATTAACATTCCAGCCGAGCTAAAAACTCTATCATGAGAGAGAAAGGCAAAGCCATTGAAGCTTTCAGCAACGACATTCCTGAATTCAACTACTCCGCCGCGTCCGAGCTCCCCTGCAGGAAGCACCCGAATTCGTCGTCGGTCGGGATATGCGCTCACTGCCTCAAAGACAGGCTGGTGAAGCTGGTCTGCTCCGAATGCGGCGAGCAGCGCCTCTCGTCTTGCTCCTGCTCCGACGTCTCCTCCTCCTACCGGAACTCCTGCAGCACCATGGAGGTCGGCAGCGTCGGGAGGGTCTCCTTCCTGATCGAGAACGACAAAACTGATCAGGTTCCCAAGGCTAGAAGAGAGGAGAGATCGGAGCAGGTTATATTCCTGCGGCGGAGCACCAGCAGCTGCGTCGAGGTGAAGAAGACCAACGGATTCTGGCGGATCAAGCGCCTCTTTCGAAAGAGGAGGAGCAAGGGATGCGGCGAATTCTCCGACGAGGTTTGGGTGTCGGACGCCATGGGGGTTTCGCGGTCCAGGTCGCTCTGCAGCTTCAGAGGCGGCGCCGACGAAGGCATGAGCGACTGCGCGCTCTCGAGCGCCAAGATTTCCGACGTCACGAG
The genomic region above belongs to Salvia miltiorrhiza cultivar Shanhuang (shh) chromosome 5, IMPLAD_Smil_shh, whole genome shotgun sequence and contains:
- the LOC130986300 gene encoding uncharacterized protein LOC130986300, whose protein sequence is MREKGKAIEAFSNDIPEFNYSAASELPCRKHPNSSSVGICAHCLKDRLVKLVCSECGEQRLSSCSCSDVSSSYRNSCSTMEVGSVGRVSFLIENDKTDQVPKARREERSEQVIFLRRSTSSCVEVKKTNGFWRIKRLFRKRRSKGCGEFSDEVWVSDAMGVSRSRSLCSFRGGADEGMSDCALSSAKISDVTSGIFLDSDKQFGFLNDSEPRRSGFRGIDQFDRAYSVPNRSVHVFPAKESDFSAMDESAFIDLKLDLSAESIESVGGFANMTSSGDSCRITMNDRGLKRGGRTHKVWKWIFKYPPTNKNKGK